From Oryza sativa Japonica Group chromosome 4, ASM3414082v1, one genomic window encodes:
- the LOC4334949 gene encoding very-long-chain 3-oxoacyl-CoA reductase 1 translates to MATGAAPLWFTSLAGLGAAYLTVVFLRLLPYLALYLRRPKDLRRCYGEWAVVTGPTTGLGRSMAMELARRGFNLVLLDLDRDNLREVSEAIREAHAGAVATRTVVFDLSTVGTGAGEEGMRRLREAVDGVEVGMLVNNAAVARPGALYFHEADVERLVAMIRVNAMALTAVTAAVLPAMARRGRGAIVNVGSGSTVAVPSFPLYTVYSSTKRYVEQLSKSLYVEYKGKGIDVQLQVPFYVHTNMLSAAIKDRMLLPAFVATADDYTRAAARWVGHGHIAVPDAGQQLQWFLAAFVPDFAHDWYRLRKHLQHRAILWNLI, encoded by the exons ATGGCTACGGGGGCGGCGCCGCTCTGGTTCACCTCGCTGGccggcctcggcgccgcctacctcaccgtcgtcttcctccgcctcctcccttaCCTCGCCCTCTACCTCCGCCGGCCCAAGGACCTCCGCCGCTGCTACGGCGAGTGGGCCGTGGTCACCGGCCCGACGACGGGGCTCGGGCGATCCATGGCCATGGAGCTCGCCCGCCGCGGCTTCAACCTCGTCCTCCTCGACCTCGATCGGGATAACCTCCGCGAGGTGTCGGAGGCGATTCGCGAGGCccacgccggcgcggtggccacCAGGACGGTGGTGTTCGACCTGTCGACCgtcggcaccggcgccggcgaggaggggatgcggcggctgagggaggcggtggacggggtggaggTCGGGATGCTGGTGAACAACGCCGCCGTGGCGAGGCCCGGGGCGCTCTACTTTCACGAGGCCGACGTGGAGCGGCTGGTGGCGATGATACGGGTGAACGCCATGGCGCTGACGGCGGTGACCGCCGCCGTGCtgccggcgatggcgaggcgCGGCCGGGGAGCCATCGTCAACGTCGGCTCCggctccaccgtcgccgtcccGTCTTTTCCCTTGTACACTGTCTACAGCTCCACCAAACG GTACGTGGAGCAGCTGTCGAAGAGCCTGTACGTGGAGTACAAAGGGAAGGGGATCGACGTGCAGCTGCAGGTGCCCTTCTACGTCCACACAAACatgctctccgccgccatcaagGACAGGATGCTGCTGCCGGCGTTCGTGGCGACGGCCGACGACTacacgcgggcggcggcgcggtgggtgGGGCACGGCCACATCGCCGTCCCCGACGCCGGCCAGCAGCTGCAGTGGTTCCTCGCCGCCTTCGTGCCGGACTTCGCCCACGACTGGTATCGCCTCCGCAAGCACCTGCAGCACCGGGCCATCCTCTGGAACCTCATTTAA